In Manis pentadactyla isolate mManPen7 chromosome 3, mManPen7.hap1, whole genome shotgun sequence, a single window of DNA contains:
- the LOC118924087 gene encoding serine/threonine-protein kinase greatwall-like isoform X6, giving the protein MEYLIGGDVKSLLHIYGYFDEEMAVKYISEVALALDYLHRHGIIHRDLKPDNMLISNEGHIKLTDFGLSKVTLNRDINIMDILTTPSMAKPRQDYSRTPGQILSLISSLGFFTPAAGKNQDSANALSTHSSETSQLSQELICAMSVDPKDTTPYSNKLLKSCLEAVACNPRMPVKCLTSNLLQSRKRLATSSASSQSHTFASSVESECHSSPRWEKDHQESDNTLGSTMLSWNTTEKPSCPHSTNATQSQSFNRKDLGLGLSAIHNSSAVPSSGSAFVNLAKKCFSGEVSWEARELHLNIKMDADTRQSGLHQSHQWAVDSGDVTEEHLVKRSLKRNFELVDSSPCQEIIQNKKNCTEHKHSNEMRGCCANQSTGLTTDVQDLKLSVYTGQRNDGVNKKMVHSFTDKQQTPEKSPIPMIAKNLMCELDEDCNEHKKKDYSNSSFLCSDDDRAPKNISMDSDSSFPGISIMGIPLERQSLDPDKSIKESSFKEANIEDLLTVSPRCQESPLQEGDENPAAQDSNQNTLAPSSEGLEIRAFSKRNAVAFRSFNSHTHASSNSEPSKMSISSSQAMTLSCAYSGSYPMAVSPIQKGRSYMPHQKTPNQIKLGTPFRTPKSVRRGAAPVEDGRILGTPDYLAPELLLGRAHGPAVDWWALGVCLFEFLTGIPPFNDETPQQVFQNILKRDIPWPAGEEKLSENAQSAVEILLTIDDTMRAGMKELKHHPLFSDVDWENLQHQTMPFIPQPDDETDTSYFEARNNAQHLTVSGFSL; this is encoded by the exons ATGGAATATCTTATTGGTGGGGATGTCAAGTCCCTCCTTCATATATATGGTTATTTTGATGAAGAAATGGCTGTGAAATACATTTCTGAGGTAGCATTGGCTCTAGACTATCTTCACAGACATGGAATCATCCACAG GGATTTGAAACCAGATAACATGCTAATTTCTAACGAAGGTCATATTAAACTAACAGATTTTGGCCTTTCCAAAGTTACTTTGAATAGAG ATATCAATATAATGGACATCCTTACTACACCATCAATGGCTAAACCTAGACAAGATTATTCAAGAACCCCAGGACAGATACTGTCTCTCATCAGCTCTTTGGGCTTT TTCACACCAGCTGCAGGAAAAAATCAAGACTCTGCAAATGCTCTTTCAACTCACAGCTCTGAAACATCACAGCTTTCTCAAGAACTAATTTGTGCTATGTCTGTAGATCCAAAGGACACTACTCCTTATTCTAACAAACTACTAAAATCAT gtcttgaaGCAGTTGCGTGCAACCCCAGGATGCCTGTGAAGTGTCTAACTTCGAATCTCCTCCAGTCTAGGAAAAGGCTGGCCACATCAAGTGCCAGTAGTCAGTCCCACACCTTCGCATCCAGTGTGGAATCTGAATGCCACAGCAGTCCCAGATGGGAAAAGGACCACCAG GAAAGTGACAATACACTGGGCTCCACAATGTTGAGCTGGAATACAACTGAAAAGCCTTCATGTCCACATTCTACAAATGCCACCCAGAGCCAAAGTTTCAACAGGAAGGATCTTGGGTTAGGGCTTTCTGCCATCCACAACAGCAGCGCTGTTCCCTCCTCTGGGAGCGCTTTTGTGAACTTGGCCAAAAAATGCTTCTCTGGGGAGGTTTCTTGGGAAGCAAGAGAACTGCATCTAAATATTAAGATGGACGCTGACACAAGGCAGTCTGGTTTGCACCAGTCACATCAGTGGGCTGTGGATTCTGGTGACGTGACTGAGGAACACCTTGTGAAAAGAAGCTTGAAAAGAAATTTTGAGTTAGTTGACTCCAGTCCTTGTCAGGAAATTatacagaataaaaaaaattgtacagAGCATAAGCATAGTAATGAAATGAGAGGTTGTTGTGCAAATCAAAGTACAGGCTTAACAACTGACGTCCAGGACCTTAAGCTATCGGTATATACAGGTCAGCGAAACGATGGTGTTAATAAGAAAATGGTTCATTCTTTTACTGATAAACAACAGACACCAGAAAAATCACCTATCCCAATGATAGCCAAAAACCTCATGTGTGAGCTGGATGAAGACTGCAACGAGCATAAGAAGAAGGACTACTCAAATTCTAGTTTTCTATGTTCTGATGATGATAGAGCTCCTAAAAATATTTCTATGGACTCGGATTCATCTTTTCCTGGAATTTCTATAATGGGAATTCCATTAGAAAGGCAGTCCTTAGATCCAGATAAAAGCATCAAAGAATCCTCATTTAAAGAAGCAAATATTGAAGACCTACTCACCGTATCACCCAGATGCCAGGAAAGTCCCTTGCAAGAAGGTGATGAGAATCCTGCTGCCCAAGACAGTAACCAAAATACGTTAGCTCCTTCTTCGGAGGGGTTGGAAATACGAGCCTTCTCTAAAAGAAATGCTGTAGCTTTCCGAAGTTTTAACAGTCACACTCATGCATCCAGTAACTCAGAACCATCCAAAATGAGTATTTCTTCTTCACAGGCAATGACTCTTTCGTGTGCTTATAGTGGCTCCTATCCCATGGCTGTAAGCCCTATCCAAAAAGGAAGATCCTATATGCCACATCAG AAGACCCCAAATCAAATCAAGTTAGGAACTCCATTCCGAACCCCGAAGAGCGTGAGAAGAGGGGCAGCCCCAGTAGAGGATGGGCGAATCCTAGGGACCCCAGACTACCTGGCACCTGAGCTGTTACTCGGCAGGGCCCACG GTCCTGCAGTGGACTGGTGGGCACTTGGAGTTTGCTTGTTTGAGTTTCTAACAGGAATTCCCCCTTTCAATGATGAAACACCACAACAAGTGTTCCAGAATATTCTGAAAAGAG ATATCCCTTGGCCTGCAGGTGAAGAAAAGTTATCTGAAAATGCTCAGAGTGCAGTAGAAATACTTTTAACCATTGATGATACAATGAGAGCTGGAATGAAAG aactaAAACATCATCCTCTCTTCAGTGACGTAGACTGGGAAAATCTGCAGCATCAAACTATGCCTTTCATACCCCAGCCAGATGATGAAACAGATACATCCTATTTCGAAGCCAGGAATAATGCTCAGCACCTGACCGTATCTGGATTCAGTCTATAA